In Fusarium oxysporum Fo47 chromosome VII, complete sequence, the following proteins share a genomic window:
- a CDS encoding uncharacterized protein (expressed protein): protein MRSRIKDLARKGKETLRATAGRPESMQVSEDQVSSEYSSNTTTVAPSSYTNLSKTPQATETPTKADLPDRTKDVFNRSTVPDVSEPTKPYNSAAIWAEAYEKAKEDPDNFKLVTNMELYLTTKTDADDGTNDDLTTGDDMGRLKLVQEIAEDKLEDIPGARLSFQIRDRPIVVRQGVVKAIRVVNAFKPIISGAVAAEPHAALAWAGISTVLPILENVFQQDEDAANGLINIIFLMIRYQQLYEPGFASEFTDSGHHSESTRQLLSRIRTELIDIYAQVYLYQARFILQYATRGRAHRALRNALGADGWKELWKSIETTSQRIDQAVHDRIGTRTLDMWREVNDISVNVQKIETLQQEILESLKEIDQRQLLQSLNVTADATFDSRKSWSVEVPCLPGTQQRILKEIQDWTENSDSKPILWLEGMAGTGKTSISLTVAQALHERQSFTNGTPKPNSAFLGATFFFKQGDVTRNNTSEFFTTIAQCLASSLPDLKIHIADAIDNNSGIETKGPRQQLKELILGPLSLLDEKAFVPLRPIVVVDALDECVDKDAEALLGMLANIGDLGQVQLRFLFTSRGKAHISRGFRSLPDDLYCPMTLEKIESTSEEQQPNDISLYISHTMGEIAKKNGVHADWISQAEIRRLTDKANGLFIYAATACRFLDSDYFTDQGYRDEQLELIFNDEWETEGPQQTLDSIYTKVLEFADMKTSHKSLRDRVYSSISKILGFIAVLFRPVSVVTLSELLPMKRDQLNGILKQLHSIVSVPVDETSPIVIVHLSFRDFILSEQRSRGLPFRVEDVPMHWELLDRCLQTMSSSLRQDICDLSLPGALASEVSSSQIETCIPPYMRYGCQYWVDHLAKICENHTYTIESFNVGQVDLFLQEKFLFWLEVMSLIKEVSSVIPIINKLQNLIKPFEQVVLSDFVYDAKRFIQSNRWILEKRPLQIYCSALLFSPKKSVVRTQFEHLIPEWILKKPDTVDDWDLEVLTLRGHEEHIISIAFSPAHDLIASASFDNTTRIWDYVTGSERHVFQEPEQVLSVAFSSDGMKVAVGGYGGLLRVRDHERATQNDLGCSSKVRKIAFSPTSNNILASLSDGGKLQIWNVDDMQLLFTHDAGTEDPEAYVEGLSFSSDGQFVATGSESGLVTLWKLDEAEPAATVHTGGKTHGIAFSQDSGIMAVGHDLPTRPPDWADFWDPQTIDFWHVTSPKPKLLRTFPILGTTSGLCFLPPDGQILSYKDSGEGIVLQKWATGDAMINFCPASNLGSSYTAWSRDGTLLAMVDNIDWVIRLYATPTDSKELEEALPTSSVEILSDDRAVTYSVKSPTKRWKLVDGSVETVCGPVESIQHSPDRQLILLRLNSGHEFQIWDSNMGCCLQTFQDMVGMDFVPGRNCIASLSVSGEIRLLDTVSFEETFKVQLNDVTLPRRSKIKDGSVATVRLSPDGQLAVLHFDKGSRAGWGSPCQLWDLTKNEELALVFVDMVYAVTFSSEGNLVTVDALKLCPCTYIFDTATGETLQHLEWMNGLTFHPSANMFALIASDTNIAVWETAPLHEQFRLEADQNVEKLAISPTGKLAAVLPNEGGATSMVHLWDLSTRQMLGKWEINGGLSSLWFPTKGNFLGSNRGRLPLPVAPIEVGEEMTEQDLQSCFYILNGWVFQGRERLIWLPQSYQVLDEDRVDVSQVDVRGNTIAFTHSGDSLKFIQIDLDNTPVAKSYKRKL from the exons ATGAGGTCACGTATCAAAGACTTAGCTCGAAAGGGCAAGGAGACGTTGCGGGCTACTGCGGGTAGGCCAGAGTCAATG CAAGTAAGCGAGGACCAGGTATCCTCTGAATATTCATCGAATACTACCACTGTTGCACCATCCTCGTATACTAATCTCTCAAAAACACCCCAAGCAACAGAAACCCCAACAAAGGCAGATCTTCCTGACAGAACGAAGGATGTTTTTAATCGAAGCACCGTTCCAGATGTATCAGAGCCTACTAAACCATATAACTCAGCTGCTATATGGGCGGAAGCATACGAGAAGGCCAAAGAAGATCCAGATAATTTCAAGCTTGTTACAAACATGGAGCTTTACCTCACTACCAAGACGG ACGCAGATGATGGCACAAATGATGATCTGACCACTGGCGATGACATGGGTCGACTGAAGCTTGTCCAAGAGATCGCCGAAGACAAGCTTGAGGATATTCCAGGTGCACGACTATCTTTCCAGATCCGCGACAGACCCATCGTTGTTCGACAAGGCGTTGTCAAGGCAATTCGAGTAGTCAATGCATTCAAGCCTATTATCAGTGGAGCCGTCGCAGCTGAGCCGCATGCTGCTCTGGCTTGGGCTGGTATATCAACAGTTTTGCCA ATCCTGGAAAACGTCTTTCAACAGGACGAAGACGCGGCTAACGggctcatcaacatcatttTTCTTATGATTCGATACCAACAACTCTATGAGCCCGGTTTTGCTTCTGAGTTCACAGACTCTGG TCACCACTCCGAGTCAACTCGTCAACTACTCTCTCGCATAAGGACCGAACTAATTGATATTTATGCCCAGGTTTATCTGTATCAGGCGCGTTTCATACTTCAGTATGCGACACGAGGAAGAGCCCACCGTGCTCTGAGGAATGCTCTTGGTGCAGATGGTTGGAAGGAGCTATGGAAGAGCATAGAGACTACAAGTCAACGTATCGACCAAGCTGTGCACGATCGAATTGGCACTCGAACTCTCGATATGTGGCGAGAGGTCAATGACATCAGTGTAAATGTCCAGAAGATTGAGACGTTGCAACAAGAAATCCTGGAATCACTAAAG GAAATTGATCAGCGACAGCTTCTCCAATCGCTGAACGTGACGGCAGACGCCACTTTTGATTCCCGCAAGAGTTGGAGCGTGGAAGTCCCTTGCCTGCCAGGAACTCAGCAACGCATCCTCAAAGAGATCCAAGATTGGACAGAAAACTCTGACAGCAAGCCTATCCTCTGGCTCGAAGGAATGGCTGGTACGGGCAAAACGTCTATTTCCTTGACAGTTGCCCAAGCGCTTCACGAGAGGCAGTCTTTTACCAATGGGACTCCCAAACCTAACTCGGCTTTCCTTGGGGCGACCTTTTTCTTCAAACAAGGTGATGTTACTAGGAATAACACCTCCGAGTTCTTCACGACAATCGCTCAGTGCTTGGCTAGTAGTCTGCCAGATCTCAAGATACACATCGCTGATGCTATCGACAACAACTCGGGAATTGAAACCAAAGGGCCTCGACAGCAGTTGAAGGAACTGATCCTGGGACCTCTCTCACTCTTGGATGAAAAGGCTTTCGTGCCCTTGCGACCAATAGTTGTCGTCGATGCCCTTGATGAATGTGTTGACAAGGATGCTGAGGCACTACTGGGCATGCTGGCCAACATTGGCGACCTTGGGCAAGTACAGCTACGGTTTCTGTTTACTAGCAGAGGTAAAGCGCACATCTCTCGTGGTTTCAGATCTCTTCCAGATGACCTGTATTGTCCGATGActcttgagaagatcgagtCGACCAGCGAAGAGCAGCAACCAAACGACATCTCACTATACATATCCCATACCATGGGCGAAATCGCCAAGAAGAATGGTGTGCACGCGGACTGGATCTCACAAGCTGAAATTAGACGACTCACTGACAAGGCCAATGGCCTATTCATTTACGCGGCCACAGCGTGTCGCTTCTTGGATTCCGATTACTTCACCGATCAGGGATATCGAGACGAGCAGCTTGAGTTGATTTTCAACGATGAGTGGGAGACGGAGGGTCCTCAGCAGACTCTGGACAGCATCTACACTAAGGTTCTGGAATTCGCGGACATGAAGACCTCGCACAAGAGTCTGAGGGACAGGGTGTACTCTTCCATCAGCAAGATTCTCGGCTTCATTGCTGTTCTCTTCAGACCGGTGTCTGTGGTTACACTGAGCGAGTTACTCCCCATGAAGAGGGACCAGCTCAACGGGATCTTGAAGCAACTCCATTCCATCGTCAGCGTGCCAGTCGATGAGACTTCTCCCATCGTTATTGTTCACCTCTCATTCCGTGATTTTATCCTCAGCGAGCAGAGATCTCGAGGTCTGCCATTCCGCGTTGAAGACGTTCCGATGCATTGGGAACTTCTCGACCGTTGCCTCCAAACTATGTCATCGAGTCTTCGTCAGGACATCTGCGACCTTTCCTTACCGGGAGCACTAGCCTCTGAGGTATCTTCGAGTCAGATCGAAACATGCATTCCGCCATATATGCGATATGGATGTCAATATTGGGTTGATCATTTGGCCAAAATCTGCGAAAATCACACCTACACAATCGAATCATTCAATGTTGGACAAGTCGACCTGTTTCTCCAGGAGAAATTTCTATTTTGGCTAGAAGTCATGTCACTCATCAAGGAGGTATCATCAGTCATtccaatcatcaacaagttACAAAATCTGATCAAG CCTTTCGAGCAAGTTGTTTTATCTGACTTTGTGTACGATGCTAAGCGTTTTATTCAAAGCAATAGATGGATTCTCGAGAAAAGGCCGCTGCAAATCTACTGCTCTGCTCTCTTGTTCAGCCCAAAAAAAAGCGTGGTTCGCACCCAATTTGAGCATCTGATCCCTGAATGGATTCTCAAGAAACCCGATACTGTAGACGACTGGGATCTGGAGGTCCTTACCCTCCGAGGCCACGAAGAACACATCATATCAATTGCATTTTCTCCGGCGCATGATCTCATTGCATCAGCATCGTTCGACAACACAACCAGGATTTGGGACTATGTCACTGGGTCTGAGCGACATGTTTTCCAAGAGCCCGAACAGGTTCTCTCTGTCGCCTTTTCAAGCGACGGCATGAAAGTTGCAGTTGGGGGTTATGGTGGACTATTACGCGTAAGGGATCACGAAAGAGCTACTCAAAACGATCTGGGGTGCTCCTCCAAAGTTCGAAAGATAGCGTTTTCGCCTACATCCAACAACATCTTGGCATCATTATCTGATGGCGGCAAGCTTCAGATATGGAACGTTGACGATATGCAGCTACTTTTCACACATGATGCTGGAACAGAAGATCCTGAAGCTTATGTCGAAGGcctttccttctcatctGATGGTCAGTTCGTCGCAACAGGCTCGGAAAGCGGGCTTGTGACTTTGTGGAAGTTGGATGAAGCAGAGCCAGCAGCGACAGTTCATACCGGCGGCAAGACCCACGGAATCGCATTCTCCCAGGACTCTGGGATCATGGCAGTGGGACATGATCTCCCTACTAGACCCCCGGATTGGGCTGATTTTTGGGACCCACAAACTATTGATTTTTGGCATGTTACTTCACCGAAGCCAAAACTGCTCAGGACGTTCCCAATTCTGGGAACTACCTCTGGACTTTGCTTTTTGCCACCGGATGGGCAGATACTGAGCTACAAAGACAGTGGCGAGGGTATAGTATTGCAGAAATGGGCTACTGGAGATGCAATGATTAACTTTTGCCCTGCATCGAACCTAGGTTCTTCATACACGGCATGGTCTCGCGACGGTACTTTGCTTGCAATGGTTGACAATATTGATTGGGTGATTCGTCTATATGCCACTCCCACTGATTCAAAGGAATTAGAGGAAGCACTTCCAACAAGCAGCGTTGAGATCTTGTCTGATGACAGGGCAGTGACTTACTCTGTGAAAAGCCCGACAAAGAGATGGAAATTGGTAGACGGGTCTGTGGAAACGGTGTGCGGGCCTGTCGAAAGTATTCAACATTCCCCAGATCGACAACTTATCCTTCTACGATTGAACAGTGGTCACGAATTTCAGATCTGGGATAGCAACATGGGTTGTTGCCTACAGACCTTCCAAGACATGGTTGGTATGGATTTCGTTCCCGGCAGGAACTGTATAGCGTCGCTATCCGTTTCCGGTGAAATTAGGTTGCTCGACACTGTGAGCTTCGAGGAAACCTTCAAGGTCCAACTAAACGACGTGACTCTCCCTCGACGCTCAAAAATAAAAGATGGCAGTGTAGCAACTGTACGTCTCTCGCCGGATGGTCAGTTAGCTGTCCTGCATTTCGACAAAGGCTCTCGTGCTGGATGGGGAAGTCCATGCCAGTTATGGGACCTTACCAAGAATGAAGAGCTGGCACTGGTTTTCGTAGACATGGTTTATGCCGTCACCTTTTCTTCCGAGGGTAATCTCGTCACCGTCGACGCGTTAAAGCTTTGCCCGTGTACGTATATATTCGACACGGCCACTGGGGAGACTCTGCAGCATTTAGAATGGATGAACGGTCTGACGTTCCATCCTTCGGCGAATATGTTTGCTCTCATAGCAAGTGACACAAATATTGCAGTTTGGGAAACGGCACCCTTACACGAGCAATTTCGACTTGAGGCCGATCAAAATGTGGAGAAGCTGGCTATCTCGCCTACTGGTAAACTTGCGGCGGTGCTACCAAATGAGGGCGGTGCTACTTCCATGGTTCACTTGTGGGACTTGTCGACTCGGCAAATGTTGGGGAAGTGGGAGATTAACGGCGgactttcttctctttggtTTCCGACCAAAGGGAACTTCTTGGGGTCAAATAGGGGACGTCTTCCTCTACCAGTTGCCCCTATTGAGGTTGGAGAGGAGATGACAGAACAGGATCTGCAAAGTTGTTTCTATATCTTAAACGGATGGGTTTTTCAGGGGAGAGAGCGGCTTATATGGCTCCCACAGTCATATcaggttcttgatgaggatCGAGTTGATGTGAGTCAAGTTGATGTGAGAGGCAATACAATTGCCTTTACTCACAGCGGAGACTCGCTCAAGTTTATCCAGattgatcttgacaacacGCCAGTTGCAAAGAGTTACAAGAGAAAGCTATGA